AATATTTAATTATCCCCTCATTCATTTTTTTATGATAAAGAAAATCATTTATAAAATTTAACCATTCCGACGGCAAGTCTATAGAACTGGATTTTTTTTCCCGTTTTTCTCCCTCTCTTCGTCCTCTATCCAAAGAAATCTTTTCCTGCCCTCTTTTAATTTTATATTTCTTATCAAGTAATTTAAGGCCATAGATAAATGCTTCTGCTTGTGAAAAATCTTTTTTCTGATCAGTAATAACATATGTACGATATCTAAGAAGATCCTCCCAATCATCTTTGTACATATTCAATGAAATTTTTTGAATCTCATTATCTTCTACGAACTGTTTTTTTGTATCATTAGATTTGATATTTTTAATTTCATCATCAAAACCATCTAACTGAAATATATTTCCGCTCATTATAAAAATATTTTAGTGTTAATTTCCTCTGCAAGACTTTTATAATCCTCACTTGCTCTTGATTTCGGGGCAACTTGAAAAACGGTCTTTCCCTCGGATTTTGCTGTCTCAACACTTTCATCAATTCTTACAATAGTGTTAAGAAAATAGCCCTTCCCTTCTTGATGGGCCAATGGTGAATATTTTTTATACCTTTTACTCCATGTATTTACTTTATTAAAGAAAAAACCCAAAAAATTCAAATTAGAATTGTAATTTTTTTTAATCCTCAATATTTCGGGTAGTAATTCATTAATCCCATCAATAGAATATTCTTCTGCTTCAATAGGGGAAATGACATAGTCACTACTGGACAATGCAATTTCTCCTAACTTCATTTTTCCGCTTAGTGGGCTGGGTGGGCAGTCAATAATTACTATATCAATTGGAAATCTTTCGTTCAGATAATTAAGGCGTTCTCTTAATTGTGTTCTCTCATAATCATCAGCTGCTATTTCTCTGCTTCCGGAAAGAATAAATAAGCTTTCCATTTTTTGAGTTAATCGAAACTGCCCTGTCTTATCAAGAAAGTTTTTTACATTATAAGGAAACGATTTTTCGATTTTATAACCTTTTGACAAGTTTCTTTGCTCGTCAAAATCCACTAAGAGAACCTTCAAGCCCAATTCGGCAAATGAGGCTCCCAAATGTATAGAAGTGGTTGTCTTTCCTACTCCGCCCTTCTCTGTGATTATACTAATTATTTTCATTTATTAATACCAATTTTTTCTTTATTGATTTCATTATTTAGTGCGTTTTATTTTTGTACTATTTCTTAATAGACCATTTTCTTTCATTGATGGGTTAAAGTTAAATAAATTATTTAATTATATTCATTATATAACTAATTTAATTAATATTTTTTTTATAAGATGAAAGGCTACTTTGTTGACTTCCTAAATTCCCATGGAGGTACAATTTTAGTATCTGACCATAAACCTATCTTTTTATTTTTTGCAATATCTTGAAGTTTTCCAAGATTCATATCATCAGAATAACGATAATACCACTGTAATCTCACCCAATTTAGGCACATTCAAAAATAGAGTTTTTTGTTAATATTGTTTTGTTATTGTTGTAAAAATTTTGTTGGAATGTGGGAAAATCTGCTGGATTGCGGAGGCTGATTTTTCCATATTTCAATAAAAAGCCCCTTGGTGATAAGTATTGCAAAGCACTATGCGGCCTTTCGTTGTTGTACATCCACATCCAGATTTCTGCATAAGTTCTCATCTCTTTTATGCTTTCAAATAGGTGAACATTTAAAAATTCGGTCCGAAAAGTCCTGTTAAACCGTTCAATGAGTGAGTTTTGGGTAGGTTTTCCCGGTTGAATAAAATGCAGTTCTATGTTCTGGTTGTTACACCAGTTTTTCAGTTTTTCGGCAATAAACTCCGGGCCATTATCCACTCTTATTTTTTCGGGTTTCCCTCGCCATTCTATGAGTTTTTCCAACTCAGCAATCACCCTTGCAGAAGGCAAACTTGTATCTATACTGATATTTAAAACCTCTCTGTTAAAGTCGTCAATAACATTCAAACTTCTCACGCTTTTTCCGTTTTCAAGCGTATCGTGCATAAAGTCCATGCTCCATGTGACATTGGGATAAATGGGACGTAAAAGTGGCTCTTTTATCCTTGCAGCAAGACGTTTCTTGCGTTTGTTTCTTAGATTAAGTTTCATCGAAGTATAGATTCTGTAAACACGCTTATGATTCCAACCGAATCCTAAGTTCCGCAACCGGTGGTGCATCGTCCAAAATCCCCAAGTCTCGTGCTCTTCTGCAAGCAAAGCCAATTGTGCACGGATCTCATCATCTTTACTTTTACGTATTTTCCTGTAATAAAAAACAGAAGTTTGTAGACTGAAAACCTGACACGCCCTGCGAAAACTCATCTGATGAGTTTCTTTTGAATACAACACCAGATCCCGCTTTTCGCAAGGCGTCAAAGCTTTTTTTCTATGACATCTTTTAAAACTACATTTTCCAAAGTAAGCTCTGCCACAATTTTTTTGTACTGTGAGAGTTGCTTTTCCAGCTCTTTGAGTTGAGCTAACTGATGAGCTTCCATACCGCCATATTTGCTTTTCCAATTATAAAAAGTTCCCTGGCTAATCCCATGCTCACGGCAAATATCATTAACGGATTTCCCCGCGTTTTGTTCAGACAAAATCTTGATGATCCGAACTTCTGTAAATTTACTCTGTTTCATTCTCTTCCAAATTTAAAAACTATAATTTTAAATGATCCAGTTTTTGGGGAAGATTACACCACCAGCCTAAACCTGCTTTAATTAACTCTTCAGATAAATATTTTCCTTCATAATAAACTTTAGCTACAGTTCTACCGTAGCGATCCAAATTTATCGGATAATATTTTATAGATTTTCCAAATACTTGTGAGCTTGTAAACTGTTTTGCATTCTTGCCGAAGGGCTGGCCGCTTTCAGGACAATCTACTTCTGCAAGTCTTAAAGTATTCTGAATGTTATTATCAGCCAGCACAACAACTGTATCTCCATCTTTAATGCCTATTACTTTAGCTACGATCTGTCCGTAAAATAAATTTGAAAAGATCAATGCAGAAAAATAAAATCCTTTTTTTATGTTCATAGTTTGATTTTTGATTTTATAAATTTAATATTTTGTTATTTAGATAGTAATTTATGAAATGAAAAAACTGCATATAGCTTTAAAATAATTCCAATTGGACACCTATAATTTGCTGTCTCTCCTTTATAATATCTTGAATATAGACGTAAGTTAGAATTACTTCGCTAACAGAATAAGATGCGTTAGCAAAATAAGTTTCTTTTTCTTCTTTTACCTTTACCAAACAATTTAAAAGTATGGAATCTTTATAATTGGATACGCTTTGTATAATCATAAATGAATTCGTAATCCTATGGTTACAAACCATACCTTTGAAATCTTCCAATGACTTAATGTTGACTTTCATAAAAATATTTTAGTTATTTTAGTTATATAACTATTAGTAATCACAAGGGAAAAGAATTATTGTTTCACTCTGATGCCACTCAGTAATATATAAATTTTGACGTGATTAGGAAAATGGTCATTTGCCGGTAAATCATATCTGCTTAAAACTCTTTCTTTATTTATAAGAGCGTAATTATTGATTTCTTTATCTTCGTCATTTAAGTCTCCCCAATCCTGACTTCTGTGTCTTTCTAATGAATTTATGCAGAATTCTGCAAATTGAGGAAATTCCTTCATTGCTTCATTCACTGCGTTAGTTGTAAAAATAAAACCGGTTTTAAAAAATGTTTGATCCATAATGATTATTATATTATTTGGTTATAATGATTAAATAACTATTTTAACTAGTATAATTATATTGCTTGCTAATTTGTAAGAAAGCGCAATATAAACCCTGCATTATGGCGGAAATTTTGTTATCAAAAGTTATGATATAATGCAATCCGTTTGTCCCGAAAGATTATTTAGTAGATGTGAAGAGCTGAAAAAGACATTCGAAATAGAAGGCCCCCGAAGGGGCATTATCAATTCTATCTTCTTTTTTCTGCAGTTCTTAAAATGTAATGATTATAAATTTAATGCACAAATTTCTAAATTTTATATTAGTTATATTAATTAAATAACTAATATAAATTATATTATAATCCTGTTATTAAAGACTCTCTAAATATTTTTTTGCTCTTTTTGATTCAGTGAATGCTTTTCTTATCGCATTTTCTCTGTCATGACTGTTTTTGTCACACCAATACTTTAAATAGCGAACTGAATTTATAAATTCGCCAGTTACATTATATTGCAAGCAATTAAGCATCGCGCCCATTTCAGCGATTAGTTCCTCAAATGAATAGCTTTCCTGGTCTTGGCTTCCTTCTAAGTCTCTGTTAAGTCTGTCAGGGTGTCCCGTCCAATGTATAATTTCGTGAAACAGCACTGAATAGTATTTTGCTACAGAAACAAAATATCTTTTTTCAGGCATCGAAACATAATCTTTAGAAGGCGAATAGAAAGCTACTGCAAATTTGCTGTATTTAATATCTAGATTTCCGTTTTCAATAATTTGATATATAAAATACTCGCAATTGCCAAGGTCGCCAAATTCATCAAATTGAGATTCGTCGTCCAGATCAATAGTAAAATTAAGTTCTTGGAGATTTTCGATTAATTCAGAGTTAAATACGACATAATTTTTTAAACAAGGTAATTTGTCTATTTCCTTTCTCTGTTCAGGGGTCATATTATTGACCTGCTCAATAGTATAGTTTTTTTTGGTTTCTTTGTCCTTATAAATAAAGCTGAAAAATTCAATCACGCATCCTTTTGCTCCCTTTTTAAGTTTTCCACCTGCTTTAGATATACTATTAAATGTTGCATATCTGGAAGTAGAAAATCCGTTGGCCATTGTATCAAAAAAAAGAGCCAAAACATTAAATCCTTTATAATGATGACCAGTAAAAAGGTTTGACGGATAAGCTTCTTCTAAGTTTGTGTATTTTTCCCATTCATTTACATTGACTTTATCAATGTTCTCTAAAATTTTAGCAATGAACTTATCTTGTTTAGGCTCATTCGCTGAATTTTTTTTGTTTTTAATTGCTGCTGTTTCCATAATATTTTTTTAATTATATTAGTTAAATAACCATTTTATTTGATATAAATTTGATTTGTTTTCGAGGAAAATCTGCTTTCTCTCGAAGATGGTAGTTCTGATTAAAAAGCATAATAAATGGTGTGTTTTGATGTCTATTCCAGATGATGTCAAAGAACGCTGAAATTTAATTTGCTTCGTTACTGAGGATTCGCTTTTCTGTGCCAATGTCTCGTGAAAAATTATAGTGATAAAAATGGGACGGATCTACCGCTGGGTGTCGGGGTCGCTTTTTTGTGGTGGGTTTATTTTTGCAAAAATGGATTCCCAAAAAAGCGATTAGCAAAGAATTTTTAACAATAGAATTTTTCAAATTTGCACCAAGAAAATCGTTCGTCCATCAGTAATATATAGAAGCGAATTTAAAAGACAGCAATGTTCTTTATCAGCGGGAAGGGATGCCAAAATACTTGCATTTTCGCTTTTTAACTGGGACTGCCATCACATAAATAAACTTCAAAACTTAAAACTGTTGTGGGTAGGGGAGGGCGTTTTGGGTTTTGTCCGATTGGGAGCCGGAAGAAGTTTTCTCTGGTGCAGGAACTGATCAGGAAAGGAATTGTTCTCCCGGACTAATTTGTACAAAAGAGGACCAAACACCACCTTTAAATATTAACATTATAATCTTAAAAATCTCTTAATTTTAAAAATGAAGATGCTTGGTATATTAAAAAACATTACCTTCGTTGTGAAGACAGAGTCTCTCGCTAAGCGGGGGACTTTTTTTATTTGATGCGGGTATGTATTACTTTTTTATCATATCAGTGTATTATTATAACGTATAAATAAAGAAAACTTTACTTCTAAAAATATTAATACTAAATTATAAATATATGACTAGTTCATTTTTAGCACTCGGCTTTGCAGGAATTATAGTACTGATGGGTATGGGAATCCTTAAAAAAAGGAAGTTCAAAGCCAATTTTAATTTCTTCGGATTTAATTTCGGAATGGAATCAGAAGATTAGGGCAAACAATCTGTCCAAGAGCAGTTCTTCATAGCCGGAGAGCTGCTCTTTTAACTTTATACATAAAATGTTAGCGATTGAGTGTCATATCAAAATGCCTTTAAATGAAAGTCCAAGCAAAAAAATTGGTAACGGTAGATTCACCTTTAGAAGCATTAAAAAGAAAAAAATATAAAAATCCAAAATACTTCCTCTTGTTCATCATTTTTGAAAACTGTAGTTAGAAAAAATATGCTTTAATTATGATAAGTTTTCATGTACAAATTTTCACTTACAAAATAATGAATCCGTCTCAATTGAGACGGATTCATTTTGCGTTCTGTTTAAAAGCAGCTTTGAACTTTAGAATTAACATACTTCAAACAACAGATTTACATCACTCTTTCTTTTGTGTAAGCCCATTCTTTTATTTTTTTCTTAATTTCGTTTGCAGGGATACATGTTTCAAAAAAAAGGTGCATCCCATTGTCACCCGTACCTTCTTCATATACGACTGCTTCCATTGATTCAATATAATCACATAATTCATATCTGAAATTAAAGTCTTCCGATATGTCATCTCCCCAAAAAGGAAT
This genomic stretch from Chryseobacterium shandongense harbors:
- a CDS encoding ParA family protein encodes the protein MKIISIITEKGGVGKTTTSIHLGASFAELGLKVLLVDFDEQRNLSKGYKIEKSFPYNVKNFLDKTGQFRLTQKMESLFILSGSREIAADDYERTQLRERLNYLNERFPIDIVIIDCPPSPLSGKMKLGEIALSSSDYVISPIEAEEYSIDGINELLPEILRIKKNYNSNLNFLGFFFNKVNTWSKRYKKYSPLAHQEGKGYFLNTIVRIDESVETAKSEGKTVFQVAPKSRASEDYKSLAEEINTKIFL
- a CDS encoding thermonuclease family protein, which produces MNIKKGFYFSALIFSNLFYGQIVAKVIGIKDGDTVVVLADNNIQNTLRLAEVDCPESGQPFGKNAKQFTSSQVFGKSIKYYPINLDRYGRTVAKVYYEGKYLSEELIKAGLGWWCNLPQKLDHLKL
- a CDS encoding zincin-like metallopeptidase domain-containing protein; translation: METAAIKNKKNSANEPKQDKFIAKILENIDKVNVNEWEKYTNLEEAYPSNLFTGHHYKGFNVLALFFDTMANGFSTSRYATFNSISKAGGKLKKGAKGCVIEFFSFIYKDKETKKNYTIEQVNNMTPEQRKEIDKLPCLKNYVVFNSELIENLQELNFTIDLDDESQFDEFGDLGNCEYFIYQIIENGNLDIKYSKFAVAFYSPSKDYVSMPEKRYFVSVAKYYSVLFHEIIHWTGHPDRLNRDLEGSQDQESYSFEELIAEMGAMLNCLQYNVTGEFINSVRYLKYWCDKNSHDRENAIRKAFTESKRAKKYLESL